From Sparus aurata chromosome 9, fSpaAur1.1, whole genome shotgun sequence, a single genomic window includes:
- the gja5a gene encoding gap junction protein, alpha 5a, producing MGDWSLLGNFLEEVQEHSTSVGKVWLTVLFIFRILVLGTAAESSWGDEQSDFLCDTQQPGCTNVCYDSAFPIAHIRYWVLQIVFVSTPSLIYMGHAMHTVRREEKQKRREQEEREARGEGEGDLEGVKEYLQQKESGKMINSDGTGRVRLKGALLQTYMLSIVIRTVMEVTFIVVQYLIYGVFLKALYLCKAWPCPNPVNCYMSRPTEKNVFIIFMLVVAGVSLLLSVLELYHLGWKSIRRCMRKKAIQRNNDRAVKVAVSAALEPNSPTRPSASCTPPPDFSQCLAAPSSMNPMTSMASHPFNNRMALQQNSVNLATERHHSCDNLEDEEDFLRMRYEQPPTELPNSCAPSPLLHSGYMKDKRRLSKTSGSSSRARQDDLSV from the coding sequence ATGGGGGACTGGAGTCTCCTGGGGAATTTCCTAGAGGAGGTCCAGGAACACTCCACCTCGGTCGGGAAGGTCTGGCTCACCGTCCTCTTCATCTTCCGCATCCTGGTGCTGGGCACGGCGGCCGAGTCGTCCTGGGGCGACGAGCAGAGCGACTTCCTTTGCGACACCCAGCAGCCCGGTTGCACCAACGTATGCTACGACAGCGCCTTCCCCATCGCCCACATCCGCTACTGGGTGCTGCAGATCGTCTTCGTGTCCACGCCGTCCCTCATCTACATGGGCCACGCCATGCACACGGTGCGCCGGGAAGAGAAGCAGAAGaggagggagcaggaggagagggaggccaGAGGGGAGGGCGAAGGAGACCTGGAGGGGGTGAAGGAGTACCTTCAGCAGAAGGAGAGTGGAAAAATGATCAATTCTGATGGGACTGGCCGTGTTCGCCTGAAAGGAGCACTGCTTCAGACTTACATGCTGAGTATCGTGATCCGCACAGTGATGGAGGTGACCTTCATCGTTGTGCAGTACCTGATCTACGGGGTCTTCCTCAAGGCGTTGTACCTGTGCAAGGCCTGGCCATGCCCTAACCCTGTCAACTGCTACATGTCCCGACCCACGGAGAAGAAcgtcttcatcatcttcatgctGGTGGTGGCCggtgtgtctctgctgctctccgTGTTGGAGCTCTACCACCTCGGCTGGAAGAGCATCAGGAGGTGCATGCGAAAGAAGGCAATACAGAGGAACAACGACAGAGCTGTGAAGGTGGCCGTGTCTGCCGCATTGGAGCCCAACAGCCCCACTCGCCCCTCGGCCTCCTGCACCCCACCCCCTGACTTCAGCCAGTGCCTGGCGGCCCCGAGCTCCATGAACCCCATGACCTCCATGGCCTCTCATCCCTTCAACAACAGGATGGCACTGCAGCAGAACTCGGTCAACTTGGCCACCGAGCGGCATCACAGCTGCGACAACTTGGAGGACGAGGAAGACTTCCTGAGGATGAGATACGAGCAACCGCCCACAGAGCTGCCCAACAGCTGCGCCCCGTCCCCTCTGCTGCACTCTGGCTACATGAAGGACAAACGCCGGCTGAGCAAGACCAGTGGGAGCAGCAGCCGGGCTCGCCAAGACGACCTGTCAGTTTAG